One Halostagnicola kamekurae DNA segment encodes these proteins:
- the argH gene encoding argininosuccinate lyase: MTGENADGGNADGTSEGVVRRERFSGGPARSFLSSLEADARIFEADLEVDRAHVVMLAERGIIESTVASEILTALDAIEVEGHENLPDGEDVHEAIETAVIEQVGPDGGKMHTARSRNDEVATCIRYRLREDVLSAIETTLALREALLEVADEHVETTMPGYTHLQPAQPSTVGHWALSYENAVRRDTARLLDAYDRINQSPLGGAAFAGTTFDIDRKRTADLLGFDSVLENSMDASSSRDFLLETTQALSTHATTLSGLAEDVIIFANRGFVSLSDDYSSTSSIMPQKKNPDTLELVRAVAGDAAGEVQGLTTTLKGLPRAYNRDLQRATPHAWETIDAVHEATEVSAGAVATADWNEAELADEAGAGFSTATGVADLLAENGLPFRTAHEVVARAAEADTDDEFEAVEAAAAEVLGEPLESYVDPAAVEAALDPAESVASRDSQGGPAPSAVRDQLESGRQALEADREGLDDLEDRLASARASLRQEVGAYV; encoded by the coding sequence ATGACGGGAGAGAACGCTGACGGCGGGAACGCCGACGGAACCAGCGAGGGCGTCGTCCGCCGTGAGCGGTTCAGCGGCGGGCCCGCACGGAGCTTTCTCTCCTCGCTCGAGGCCGACGCGCGCATCTTCGAGGCGGATCTCGAGGTCGATCGCGCCCACGTCGTGATGCTCGCCGAGCGCGGGATCATCGAGTCGACGGTCGCGAGCGAAATTCTCACCGCGCTCGACGCGATCGAAGTCGAGGGCCACGAGAACCTCCCCGACGGCGAGGACGTCCACGAGGCGATCGAGACCGCCGTCATCGAACAGGTCGGCCCCGACGGCGGCAAGATGCACACCGCCCGCTCGCGCAACGACGAGGTGGCGACCTGCATCAGGTATCGCCTCCGCGAGGACGTTCTCTCCGCGATCGAGACGACCCTCGCACTTCGCGAGGCCCTGCTCGAGGTCGCCGACGAACACGTCGAAACCACCATGCCCGGCTACACGCACCTCCAACCGGCCCAGCCGAGCACGGTGGGCCACTGGGCGCTGTCCTACGAGAACGCCGTCCGCCGCGATACGGCGCGACTGCTGGACGCGTACGACCGAATCAACCAGTCACCGCTCGGCGGGGCCGCCTTCGCCGGGACGACCTTCGACATCGACCGCAAGCGGACGGCCGACCTGCTCGGCTTCGATTCCGTCCTCGAAAACTCGATGGACGCCTCCTCGAGCCGCGACTTCCTGCTCGAGACGACCCAGGCGCTCTCGACGCACGCGACGACGCTGTCGGGGCTCGCCGAGGACGTGATCATCTTCGCGAACCGCGGTTTCGTTTCCCTCTCGGACGACTACTCCTCGACGTCGTCGATCATGCCCCAGAAGAAAAACCCTGACACGCTCGAACTCGTTCGCGCGGTCGCCGGCGACGCGGCCGGCGAGGTACAGGGGTTGACGACGACGCTGAAAGGACTCCCGCGCGCGTACAATCGCGACTTGCAACGCGCAACGCCCCACGCTTGGGAGACGATCGATGCCGTCCACGAAGCGACGGAAGTCTCGGCGGGTGCGGTCGCGACGGCCGACTGGAACGAAGCCGAACTCGCCGACGAGGCGGGTGCCGGCTTCTCGACGGCGACCGGCGTCGCGGATCTGCTGGCGGAAAACGGGTTGCCGTTCCGGACCGCCCACGAGGTGGTCGCACGCGCGGCCGAAGCGGACACCGACGACGAGTTCGAGGCCGTCGAGGCCGCGGCCGCCGAGGTTCTGGGCGAACCGCTCGAGAGCTACGTCGATCCGGCCGCGGTCGAAGCGGCACTCGATCCGGCCGAGAGCGTCGCCAGTCGCGACTCGCAGGGTGGACCCGCCCCGTCGGCCGTCCGAGACCAGCTCGAGTCCGGTCGGCAGGCGCTCGAGGCTGACCGGGAGGGGCTCGACGACCTCGAGGACCGGCTCGCGAGCGCACGCGCGTCGCTCCGCCAGGAGGTGGGTGCGTATGTGTGA
- the lysW gene encoding lysine biosynthesis protein LysW — MTECVECGADVALHDDLEVGEIVDCTTCGAELEVVDTAPPVLERAPELEEDWGE, encoded by the coding sequence ATGACCGAATGCGTCGAGTGTGGGGCGGACGTCGCCCTGCACGACGATCTGGAAGTTGGAGAGATCGTTGACTGTACGACCTGTGGAGCAGAGCTGGAAGTCGTCGACACCGCGCCGCCAGTCCTCGAACGGGCCCCCGAGCTCGAAGAGGACTGGGGTGAGTAA
- the lysX gene encoding lysine biosynthesis protein LysX, which yields MQVGLLYSRIRKDEKLLLSELRDRDHEVEKIDVRKQTFDVSGAPDSFADLDIVIDRCLATSRSLYATKFFEAYDIPIINSNETADICADKVKNSLALEAAGVPTPETTVAFTKDSALEAIEDFGYPCVLKPVVGSWGRLMAKIDSRDAAEAILEHKATLGHYEHKVFYVQEFVEKPGRDIRVLAIDGEPVAAMARSSDHWLTNAAKGAETDVFELDEEAKALVQDASDAVGGGLLGVDLMETGDSYTVHEVNHTVEFKALDSAVETDVAGTVVDWIERKAVAASDAELEVTV from the coding sequence TTGCAAGTAGGACTCCTCTACTCACGAATCCGCAAGGACGAGAAGCTGCTCCTCTCGGAGCTTCGCGACCGCGACCACGAGGTCGAAAAGATCGACGTCCGCAAGCAGACGTTCGACGTCTCGGGAGCGCCCGACTCGTTCGCCGATCTCGACATCGTGATCGATCGCTGTCTCGCGACGAGCCGGAGCCTGTACGCGACGAAGTTCTTCGAGGCCTACGACATCCCGATTATCAACTCGAACGAGACGGCCGACATCTGCGCCGACAAGGTCAAAAACAGCCTCGCGCTCGAGGCTGCGGGCGTACCGACGCCCGAGACGACCGTCGCGTTCACCAAAGATAGCGCGCTCGAGGCCATCGAGGACTTCGGCTACCCCTGCGTCCTCAAGCCGGTCGTCGGCTCGTGGGGTCGCCTGATGGCCAAGATCGACTCTCGAGACGCCGCGGAGGCGATCCTCGAGCACAAGGCGACGCTCGGCCACTACGAGCACAAGGTGTTCTACGTCCAGGAGTTCGTCGAGAAGCCGGGTCGCGACATCCGCGTGCTGGCGATCGACGGCGAACCGGTCGCCGCGATGGCTCGCTCCTCGGATCACTGGCTCACGAACGCCGCCAAAGGTGCCGAGACCGACGTCTTCGAACTCGACGAGGAAGCGAAAGCCCTCGTTCAAGACGCGAGCGACGCCGTCGGCGGCGGACTGCTCGGCGTCGACCTCATGGAGACCGGTGACAGTTACACCGTCCACGAGGTCAACCACACCGTCGAGTTCAAGGCGCTCGATTCGGCCGTCGAGACCGACGTTGCGGGCACCGTCGTCGACTGGATCGAACGGAAAGCCGTCGCGGCGTCCGACGCCGAACTCGAGGTGACCGTCTGA
- the argC gene encoding N-acetyl-gamma-glutamyl-phosphate reductase: protein MAVDSLDDVGSDTETVTASIIGGSGFTGGELLRLLAGHPTIELAEVTSRSKAGKSVGSVHPPLRGTDLRFTEPDDLESVDVLFAATPHGVSMGQIDEFFDVADTVVDLSADFRLESEAQYDEWYDGHDAPEYLEKSEYALPEINRENLAGAELIAGGGCNATATILGLYPLFEHDVLDGDEQIVVDVKVGSSEGGAGGGEASSHPERSGVVRPYAPTGHRHEAEIEQFLGTSVSFTCHAVDMVRGASATSHVFPSGPVSKGDLWQAYRGEYEDEPFVRMAAGGSGVYRYPEPKAIAGTNMAEVGFELDPSNKRVVVFSAIDNMMKGSAGQAVHAANIALGLEETAGLEFTGLHPVGAP from the coding sequence ATGGCGGTCGACTCGCTGGACGACGTCGGCTCGGACACCGAAACGGTTACCGCCAGTATCATCGGCGGAAGCGGTTTCACCGGCGGCGAACTCCTGCGACTGCTCGCCGGTCATCCGACCATCGAACTCGCCGAAGTGACCAGCCGGTCGAAAGCAGGCAAGAGCGTCGGCTCCGTTCACCCGCCGCTTCGCGGGACGGACCTGCGCTTTACCGAACCCGACGATCTCGAGAGCGTCGACGTGCTCTTCGCGGCGACGCCACACGGCGTGTCGATGGGGCAGATCGACGAGTTCTTCGACGTCGCGGACACCGTCGTCGACCTCTCGGCGGACTTTCGCCTCGAGAGCGAGGCCCAGTACGACGAGTGGTACGACGGCCACGACGCGCCGGAGTACTTAGAGAAATCGGAGTACGCTCTCCCCGAGATCAACCGCGAGAACCTCGCGGGCGCGGAGCTGATCGCCGGCGGCGGCTGTAACGCCACGGCGACGATCCTCGGGCTGTACCCGCTGTTCGAGCACGACGTCCTCGACGGTGACGAACAGATCGTCGTCGATGTCAAGGTCGGCTCCTCCGAAGGCGGAGCGGGCGGCGGCGAGGCCTCGAGCCACCCCGAGCGCTCGGGCGTCGTCCGCCCGTACGCGCCGACGGGACACCGACACGAAGCCGAGATCGAACAGTTCCTCGGCACCTCGGTCTCCTTTACCTGCCACGCCGTGGACATGGTCCGGGGCGCGAGCGCGACGAGTCACGTCTTCCCGTCGGGACCGGTCTCGAAGGGCGACCTCTGGCAGGCCTACCGCGGCGAGTACGAGGACGAACCGTTCGTCCGGATGGCCGCCGGCGGTTCGGGCGTCTATCGATACCCCGAACCGAAGGCGATCGCGGGAACGAACATGGCCGAAGTCGGCTTCGAACTCGATCCGTCGAACAAGCGCGTCGTGGTCTTTTCGGCCATCGACAACATGATGAAGGGGTCGGCCGGTCAGGCCGTCCACGCGGCGAACATCGCGCTCGGTCTCGAGGAGACCGCCGGACTCGAGTTTACGGGACTACACCCCGTGGGGGCGCCGTAG
- a CDS encoding acetylglutamate/acetylaminoadipate kinase translates to MVTVVKIGGARAVDPEGALGDVAQLMDDGESVVVVHGGSTAVDETLEELGEEPTYVETPGGVVGRFTDERTMDVFKMVMPGKLNTDLVEALQNEGVDAVGLTGTDGKLLSGKRKSAVRVKEDGKKKIKRGDHSGTIESVNADLLETLLSSSYTPVVSVPVLGEEKDGGYTAVNADADRAAAAIAGALEADLVLLTDVSGIYEDPDDESTKIDEAATPAAFEAVKDAAEGFMTKKVMAAEESLEGGAASVVVADANADEPITSALDGDGTTLLPEALENDENAKTEATE, encoded by the coding sequence ATGGTGACCGTCGTCAAGATCGGCGGCGCGCGCGCCGTCGATCCCGAGGGTGCGCTGGGCGACGTTGCACAGCTGATGGACGATGGAGAATCCGTCGTCGTCGTCCACGGTGGCTCGACAGCCGTCGACGAGACGCTCGAGGAACTCGGCGAGGAGCCGACCTACGTCGAAACGCCAGGCGGCGTCGTCGGCCGATTCACCGACGAGCGGACGATGGACGTCTTCAAGATGGTGATGCCGGGGAAGCTCAACACGGATCTCGTCGAGGCCCTGCAGAACGAAGGCGTCGACGCGGTCGGGCTCACCGGCACCGACGGAAAGTTGCTCTCTGGCAAGCGAAAATCCGCAGTTAGGGTCAAAGAGGACGGCAAGAAGAAGATCAAACGCGGCGACCACTCGGGGACGATCGAGTCGGTCAACGCGGACTTACTCGAGACGCTGCTCTCGAGTTCGTACACGCCTGTCGTCTCCGTTCCGGTACTCGGAGAGGAGAAAGACGGCGGCTACACCGCCGTCAACGCCGACGCGGATCGCGCGGCCGCGGCGATCGCGGGCGCGCTCGAGGCGGACCTCGTCCTCCTGACCGACGTATCGGGGATCTACGAGGATCCCGACGACGAGTCGACGAAGATCGACGAGGCGGCGACGCCCGCGGCGTTCGAGGCGGTCAAAGACGCCGCGGAAGGGTTCATGACGAAGAAGGTGATGGCGGCAGAGGAATCGCTCGAGGGCGGGGCGGCCTCGGTCGTCGTCGCCGACGCGAACGCGGACGAACCGATCACGAGCGCGCTCGACGGCGACGGGACGACCCTGTTGCCCGAGGCGCTCGAGAACGACGAGAACGCGAAAACGGAGGCCACAGAATGA
- a CDS encoding aspartate aminotransferase family protein encodes MSDHDFVSGGKPIGIERGEGPYLYTAEDTAYIDAGASFACTPLGHSHPAVVDAVQDQVGDLMFVDSSYPVQSREDAYASFVASTPDGLDQAWFCNSGTEANEAALKFARSATGESKIVAATRSFHGRTMGALAATWKDKYKKPYEPLAGDVAFVPYGDSEELAAAVDDETAAVILEPIQGEGGINVPPAGYLETARELTDDAGAALVFDEVQTGMGRTGSMWACQNAGVTPDILTTAKGLGNGLPVGAIAVGDWIADGAASHNATFSGGPVVTAAVHATVSTLVEEEWPAHAAEMGEYLTTELEAAIGDEVREIRGEGLLIGIELKRGANRAARDLAMNEQVLALPAGRTVLRLLPPLVIGEDDADQLVDALTAVVASDS; translated from the coding sequence ATGAGCGACCACGATTTCGTATCCGGCGGCAAGCCGATCGGCATCGAACGCGGCGAGGGACCGTACCTCTACACGGCGGAGGACACGGCGTACATCGACGCGGGCGCGAGTTTCGCGTGTACGCCGCTGGGACACTCCCATCCGGCGGTCGTCGACGCGGTCCAGGATCAGGTTGGAGATCTGATGTTCGTCGATTCATCCTATCCCGTACAGTCGCGCGAGGACGCCTACGCTTCGTTCGTCGCGTCGACGCCCGACGGACTGGATCAGGCCTGGTTCTGTAACTCCGGCACCGAGGCCAACGAGGCCGCGCTGAAGTTCGCCCGCTCGGCGACGGGCGAGTCGAAGATCGTCGCCGCGACCCGCTCGTTCCACGGCCGGACGATGGGGGCGCTCGCGGCCACCTGGAAAGACAAGTACAAGAAGCCCTACGAACCCCTGGCCGGCGACGTGGCGTTCGTCCCCTACGGCGATAGCGAGGAACTCGCGGCTGCCGTGGACGACGAGACCGCAGCCGTCATTCTCGAGCCGATCCAGGGCGAGGGCGGGATCAACGTCCCCCCGGCGGGCTACCTCGAGACTGCCCGAGAACTCACCGACGACGCCGGTGCGGCGCTCGTCTTCGACGAGGTCCAGACCGGCATGGGCCGGACGGGATCGATGTGGGCCTGTCAGAACGCGGGCGTCACGCCCGACATCCTGACGACGGCGAAGGGTCTCGGAAACGGCCTGCCCGTCGGCGCGATCGCGGTCGGCGACTGGATCGCCGACGGCGCGGCCTCGCACAACGCCACCTTCAGCGGCGGCCCCGTCGTCACCGCGGCGGTCCACGCGACCGTCTCGACGCTGGTCGAGGAGGAGTGGCCCGCCCACGCCGCCGAGATGGGCGAGTACCTCACCACGGAACTCGAGGCCGCCATCGGCGACGAAGTGCGCGAAATTCGCGGCGAGGGACTGCTCATTGGGATCGAGTTGAAACGCGGTGCGAACCGGGCCGCCCGCGATCTAGCGATGAACGAACAAGTTCTGGCGCTGCCCGCGGGGCGGACCGTCCTGCGCCTGCTGCCGCCGCTGGTGATCGGCGAGGACGACGCGGACCAACTCGTGGACGCGCTGACGGCGGTCGTCGCATCCGACTCCTGA
- a CDS encoding [LysW]-lysine hydrolase — MNASKPEPTDVTPENARNLLTDLVSISSPSGEEREAAERLVEFFTANGREAWIDDVGNVRAPADDAVLLTSHVDTVPGEIPVEVRPADADDLEAEVASEEGEDVLWGRGSVDATGPLAAMAVAAVRTGVSFVGVVGEETNSRGARHLVVDREEPDAVVNGEPSGATGITLGYRGFLAGTYVATSESGHTSRPEPNAIQHAIDWWTAVEDAFADDEYHPVFERVTAKPVDVDGGSSADGLSVETTLEVQLRIPPTLTADAVRETAEAELEIGTVSWAEPIPPVMESPRTEVARAFRAAIREQDADPRLLRKTGTSDMNLYAGTWDCPMATYGPGNSDLDHAPNERLSLSEFDRSVSVLESVATDLRGDTQ; from the coding sequence ATGAACGCGAGCAAACCCGAACCGACCGATGTCACGCCCGAGAACGCGCGGAACCTGCTGACCGATCTCGTCTCGATCTCCTCGCCCAGCGGCGAGGAACGCGAGGCGGCCGAACGCCTCGTCGAGTTCTTCACCGCAAACGGCCGCGAGGCCTGGATCGACGACGTTGGCAACGTTCGCGCGCCGGCCGACGACGCGGTTTTGCTGACCTCCCACGTCGACACGGTTCCCGGCGAGATTCCCGTCGAAGTTCGTCCGGCCGACGCGGACGACCTCGAGGCAGAGGTCGCAAGCGAGGAGGGCGAGGACGTCCTCTGGGGCCGGGGGAGCGTCGACGCGACCGGCCCGCTCGCCGCGATGGCCGTCGCCGCCGTTCGAACGGGCGTCTCCTTCGTCGGCGTCGTCGGCGAGGAGACCAACTCCCGCGGCGCGCGCCACCTAGTCGTCGACCGCGAGGAACCCGACGCCGTCGTCAACGGCGAGCCAAGCGGCGCGACCGGGATCACCCTCGGCTATCGAGGCTTTCTCGCGGGAACCTACGTCGCGACCAGCGAGTCCGGGCATACCTCCCGGCCCGAACCGAACGCGATCCAGCACGCGATCGACTGGTGGACGGCAGTCGAGGACGCCTTCGCGGACGACGAGTACCACCCGGTCTTCGAGCGCGTGACGGCCAAACCCGTCGACGTCGACGGTGGCTCGAGCGCGGACGGCCTGTCGGTCGAGACGACGCTCGAGGTACAACTGCGCATCCCGCCGACGCTCACCGCAGATGCCGTTCGCGAGACCGCCGAAGCCGAACTCGAAATCGGCACCGTCTCCTGGGCGGAGCCGATCCCGCCGGTCATGGAGAGCCCGCGGACCGAAGTCGCGCGGGCGTTTCGCGCGGCGATCCGCGAGCAGGACGCAGACCCCAGACTGCTGCGCAAGACCGGTACGAGCGACATGAACCTCTATGCCGGCACCTGGGACTGTCCGATGGCGACCTACGGCCCCGGCAACTCGGATCTCGATCACGCCCCGAACGAACGCCTGTCGCTGTCTGAGTTCGATCGTTCCGTTTCGGTTCTCGAATCCGTCGCGACCGACCTTCGCGGTGATACCCAATGA
- the argF gene encoding ornithine carbamoyltransferase, with the protein MTTRHLLDIDDLSAPELETILERAERYKRAQQQGENHEDLSGQTLGMIFQKPSTRTRVSFETGMTQLGGHAVFLGADDIQLGRGEPLKDTARTLSRYVDAVMARVFKHENIEVLAEYSSVPIVNGLTDDAHPCQTLADLLTIREQQGGFENVSAAWVGDGNNVAQSFAIGAALAGIDLTVATPAGYGIDDEVVDRVADLGGELTTTTDPVEAVADTDVVYTDVWISMGQEDERDVRMDNFEGFQVNADLLEHAPDASVMHCLPAHRGEEISDGVIESDRSIVFDQAENRLHAQKALLSWLLE; encoded by the coding sequence ATGACGACACGACACTTACTGGACATCGACGACCTCTCGGCTCCGGAACTCGAGACGATCCTCGAGCGCGCGGAGCGGTACAAACGAGCACAGCAACAGGGGGAGAACCACGAGGACCTCTCGGGTCAGACGCTCGGGATGATCTTTCAGAAGCCGAGTACGCGGACTCGGGTCTCTTTCGAAACGGGGATGACCCAACTCGGCGGCCACGCCGTGTTCCTCGGCGCGGACGACATTCAACTCGGTCGCGGCGAACCGCTCAAAGACACCGCGCGGACGCTCTCGCGGTACGTCGACGCGGTCATGGCTCGGGTCTTCAAACACGAGAACATCGAAGTCCTCGCGGAGTACTCCTCGGTGCCGATCGTCAACGGGCTCACCGACGACGCCCATCCCTGCCAGACGCTCGCCGATCTGCTGACGATCCGCGAGCAACAGGGCGGGTTCGAGAACGTTTCGGCAGCCTGGGTCGGCGACGGTAACAACGTCGCCCAGTCGTTTGCGATCGGCGCGGCGCTCGCGGGGATCGACCTGACCGTCGCAACGCCCGCCGGCTACGGGATCGACGACGAGGTCGTCGACCGGGTGGCCGATCTGGGCGGGGAGCTCACGACCACGACCGACCCCGTCGAGGCCGTCGCGGATACCGACGTCGTCTACACCGACGTCTGGATCAGCATGGGCCAGGAGGACGAACGCGACGTTCGAATGGACAACTTCGAGGGCTTTCAGGTCAACGCGGACCTACTCGAGCACGCACCCGACGCATCGGTAATGCACTGTTTGCCCGCCCACCGCGGCGAGGAAATCTCCGACGGCGTCATCGAGAGCGACCGCTCGATCGTCTTCGATCAGGCGGAGAACCGGCTGCACGCACAGAAGGCGTTGCTGAGTTGGCTCCTCGAGTAG
- the thrC gene encoding threonine synthase has protein sequence MSLSLAAERPEPPVDAEDGAWLECIECGETFPPFADIRYTCDECDGLLEVRYTDLPSLDEFEGRGVWRYADALPLESGVTTQEGATPLYEVPRLEDDVGVEALRIKHEGMNPTGSFKDRGMTVGVAVAKELGVDRLACASTGNTSAALAAYGSRGGMETLVLLPAGKVAAGKIAQASLHGARILEVDGNFDSCLDIVQELAARGEAYLLNSLNPFRLEGQKTIGLEILETFRDDYGAFPDRIVLPVGNAGNTSALYKAFRELVQVGDLPLEDVPKLTGVQAEGAAPMVEAIENDADEVRRWEDVETRATAIRIGNPVNAPKALPGIRETDGTAVAVSDEEITDAQRDLAAEGIGVEPASAASIAGLRKLRAEGVVTDDERVACLTTGHLLKDPDAAAAAGSEPQPVPNDTEGVLEHLRE, from the coding sequence ATGAGTCTGAGTCTTGCTGCGGAACGGCCAGAACCTCCCGTCGACGCCGAAGACGGTGCCTGGCTCGAGTGCATCGAGTGCGGTGAAACGTTCCCGCCGTTCGCGGACATTCGCTACACCTGCGACGAGTGCGACGGACTGCTCGAGGTCCGCTACACCGACCTCCCCTCGCTCGACGAGTTCGAGGGTCGTGGCGTCTGGCGATACGCCGACGCGCTCCCGCTCGAGTCGGGCGTGACGACTCAGGAGGGCGCGACGCCGCTGTACGAGGTACCGCGTCTCGAGGACGACGTCGGCGTCGAGGCCCTGCGAATCAAACACGAAGGCATGAATCCGACCGGTTCGTTCAAGGATCGGGGGATGACCGTGGGCGTCGCGGTCGCGAAGGAACTCGGCGTCGACCGACTCGCCTGCGCCTCGACCGGGAACACGAGCGCGGCGCTCGCGGCCTACGGCTCGCGCGGCGGGATGGAAACGCTCGTTCTCCTCCCCGCGGGAAAAGTCGCGGCCGGCAAGATCGCGCAGGCGAGCCTGCACGGCGCGCGGATCCTCGAGGTCGACGGCAACTTCGACTCCTGTCTCGACATCGTTCAGGAACTGGCCGCCCGCGGCGAGGCCTATCTCCTGAACTCGCTGAACCCGTTCCGGCTCGAGGGCCAGAAGACCATCGGCCTCGAGATTCTCGAGACCTTCCGCGACGATTACGGCGCGTTTCCGGATCGGATCGTGCTCCCGGTCGGCAACGCCGGCAACACCTCGGCGCTGTACAAGGCGTTCCGCGAACTGGTTCAGGTCGGGGATCTTCCGCTCGAGGACGTACCGAAACTGACCGGCGTACAGGCGGAGGGTGCCGCGCCGATGGTCGAGGCGATCGAGAACGACGCCGACGAGGTTCGACGCTGGGAGGACGTCGAGACGCGCGCGACGGCGATCCGGATCGGCAACCCGGTGAACGCGCCGAAGGCGCTGCCCGGTATCCGCGAGACCGACGGCACCGCCGTCGCCGTCTCCGACGAAGAGATCACCGACGCACAGCGAGACCTCGCGGCGGAAGGGATCGGCGTCGAACCCGCCTCCGCCGCTTCGATCGCCGGCCTCCGGAAACTCCGCGCCGAGGGCGTCGTTACCGACGACGAACGCGTCGCCTGTCTCACGACGGGCCACCTGCTCAAAGACCCCGACGCGGCGGCAGCCGCCGGGAGCGAGCCACAACCGGTCCCGAACGACACCGAGGGCGTCCTCGAGCACCTTCGCGAGTGA
- a CDS encoding transcription initiation factor IIB: MDDGNTNLNCTECDGQLRTTGTEIVCEECGLVTEENAIDHGPEWRSFEDDDTDRRRTGAPLTRSRHDRGLSTEIGYGSGSGSRLTGRKRRQLARLRREHNRARISTKAERNQVYGFTEIKRLTTELSLPDSTREQACSLFKSAQSEDLLRGRSLEGFAAAAVYAVCRTVSMARTLSEVVDVARADESELKSAYDALNKELGLRTGPIDPTQYLPRFASKLDLDTTIEQCAREHVETLLENRVVGGRHPGGVAAACLYVAANDCPDCTGITQASAGAVADVNPVTIRSTIRLLEEC; the protein is encoded by the coding sequence ATGGACGACGGCAATACAAACCTGAACTGTACAGAATGCGATGGACAACTTCGAACCACCGGCACCGAAATCGTCTGTGAGGAGTGTGGGCTCGTCACCGAGGAGAACGCCATCGATCACGGGCCCGAGTGGCGCTCGTTCGAGGACGACGATACCGATCGGCGTCGGACTGGGGCTCCCCTGACTCGATCTCGACACGATCGGGGCCTGTCAACGGAAATCGGATACGGCTCCGGCTCTGGATCGCGACTGACGGGTCGGAAACGCCGCCAGCTCGCGCGGCTGCGCAGAGAACACAATCGGGCCCGAATCTCTACGAAAGCAGAGCGAAATCAGGTGTACGGATTCACCGAGATCAAGCGATTGACGACCGAACTATCGCTTCCGGACTCGACCCGCGAGCAGGCTTGCTCGCTCTTTAAATCCGCACAGTCGGAGGACCTCCTTCGCGGCCGATCGCTCGAGGGATTCGCGGCAGCGGCGGTGTATGCAGTCTGTCGAACGGTATCGATGGCTCGAACGCTCTCGGAAGTCGTCGACGTCGCTCGCGCCGACGAGTCCGAACTCAAATCGGCGTACGATGCGCTCAACAAGGAATTGGGGCTCCGAACCGGACCGATCGATCCGACGCAGTATCTCCCCCGGTTCGCATCCAAACTCGATCTCGATACGACGATCGAACAGTGCGCTCGAGAGCACGTCGAAACGCTTCTCGAAAACCGCGTGGTCGGAGGTCGACACCCGGGCGGCGTCGCAGCAGCGTGTCTGTACGTCGCGGCCAACGATTGTCCCGATTGTACGGGGATTACGCAGGCGTCTGCTGGAGCGGTCGCCGACGTCAACCCGGTCACGATTCGCTCGACGATTCGTCTTCTCGAGGAGTGTTAG
- a CDS encoding MinD/ParA family ATP-binding protein, whose product MIVAVAGGKGGVGKSTIALNLGAELDALVVDGDLAMADLPRGRGPDLHDVLAGRADPLEAVRRVGATHLLPCGRSLAGARAADLGRFETVIEGVEREFGRVIIDCPAGLASDVGTQLHVADVVVLVTTDTTEAIADALRTKRLALEAATPVGAVVLNRASVSADRERTIERTLGASVVTVPSSEEVHDARTTGRSVRECAPDSVSATRIETLGEIIARCEQK is encoded by the coding sequence ATGATAGTCGCCGTCGCTGGCGGGAAAGGTGGCGTCGGAAAGTCCACCATCGCGTTGAACCTCGGAGCGGAACTCGACGCGCTCGTCGTCGACGGGGACCTCGCGATGGCGGATCTTCCCCGCGGACGTGGTCCCGACCTCCACGACGTACTCGCTGGACGAGCGGATCCGCTTGAGGCGGTCCGACGCGTCGGAGCTACGCACCTGCTCCCGTGCGGACGATCGTTGGCCGGCGCTCGAGCGGCGGATCTGGGACGGTTCGAGACGGTCATCGAGGGCGTCGAACGGGAATTCGGGCGCGTCATCATCGACTGTCCCGCGGGACTCGCGAGCGACGTCGGCACGCAGTTACACGTCGCGGATGTGGTCGTCCTCGTCACGACAGACACGACGGAAGCGATCGCCGACGCGCTCAGAACGAAACGACTCGCGCTCGAGGCAGCGACGCCGGTCGGAGCGGTCGTACTGAATCGAGCGTCCGTTAGTGCCGACCGCGAGCGGACGATCGAACGCACGCTCGGCGCGTCCGTCGTCACCGTCCCGAGTTCAGAGGAGGTTCACGATGCGCGTACGACGGGACGGTCTGTTCGAGAGTGCGCTCCCGACAGCGTCTCGGCGACGCGAATCGAGACGCTCGGAGAAATCATCGCACGGTGCGAACAGAAGTAA